The Neomonachus schauinslandi chromosome 11, ASM220157v2, whole genome shotgun sequence genome contains a region encoding:
- the ACAD8 gene encoding isobutyryl-CoA dehydrogenase, mitochondrial — MHYSSQGALGGLVDALAPVHRRRVLARGEFVAMLRSGCWRLRGWLYSPRGALRGSAESGRRGLVSCIDPSMGLNEEQKEFQKVAFDFATREMAPNMAEWDQKELFPVDAMRKAAQLGFGGIYVRTDVGGSGLSRLDTSVIFEALATGCTSTTAYISIHNMCVWMIDTFGSEEQRHRFCPPLCTMEKFASYCLTEPGSGSDAASLLTAAKRQGDHYILNGSKAFISGGGESDIYVVMCRTGGPGPKGISCIVVEKGTPGLSFGKKEKKMGWNSQPTRAVIFEDCAVPVANRIGNEGQGFVIAMKGLNGGRINVASCSLGAAHASVILTRDHLSVRKQFGEPLASNQYLQFKLADMATRLVASRLIIRSAAVALQEEREDAVALCSMAKLFATDECFAICNQALQMHGGYGYLKDYAVQQYVRDSRVHQILEGSNEVMRMLISRSLFQE, encoded by the exons ATGCACTACAGCTCCCAGGGTGCACTGGGGGGCCTGGTTGATGCACTGGCGCCGGTCCACCGCCGGCGGGTTCTGGCTAGAGGAGAGTTTGTTGCCATGTTGCGGAGCGGCTGCTGGCGGCTGAGAGGGTGGCTCTACAGCCCGCGCGGCGCTCTGCGGGGTTCTGCCGAGAGCGGCCGCCGGGGCTTGGTGTCCTGCATAGATC CTTCCATGGGACTGAATGAAGAGCAGAAAGAATTTCAGAAAGTGGCCTTTGACTTTGCTACCCGGGAGATGGCTCCAAACATGGCAGAGTGGGACCAGAAG GAGTTGTTCCCAGTGGACGCAATGCGGAAAGCTGCTCAGCTCGGCTTTGGGGGAATCTACGTACGAACAGATGTAGGTGGGTCTGGACTGTCACGGCTCGATACATCTGTCATCTTTGAGGCCTTGGCTACAGGCTGCACCAGCACCACAGCCTATATAAGCATCCACAA CATGTGTGTCTGGATGATTGATACCTTTGGAAGTGAGGAACAGAGGCACAGATTCTGCCCACCGCTCTGTACCATGGAGAAGTTTGCATCCTACTGCCTCACTGAGCCAG GAAGTGGTAGTGATGCTGCCTCCCTTTTGACTGCAGCAAAACGACAAGGAGATCATTACATCCTCAATGGTTCCAAG GCCTTCATCAGTGGTGGAGGTGAATCAGACATCTACGTGGTCATGTGCCGAACAGGAGGGCCAGGCCCCAAAGGCATCTCTTGTATAGTTGTGGAGAAGGGGACCCCTGGCCTTAGCTttggcaagaaggaaaaaaag ATGGGGTGGAACTCACAGCCAACGCGCGCCGTGATCTTTGAAGATTGTGCGGTGCCCGTGGCCAACAGAATTGGAAATGAGGGACAGGGCTTCGTCATTGCCATGAAAGGACTGAATGGAGGGAGAATCAATGTTG CTTCCTGCTCCCTAGGAGCTGCTCATGCTTCAGTCATCCTCACCCGAGACCATCTCAGTGTTCGGAAGCAGTTTGGAGAGCCTCTGGCCAGTAACCAG TACCTGCAATTCAAACTGGCTGATATGGCAACAAGGCTGGTGGCCTCACGGCTGATCATCCGCAGTGCAGCGGTGGCTCTGCAGGAGGAGCGGGAAGATGCAGTGGCCCTCTGCTCCATGGCCAAGCTCTTCGCTACAGATGAATGCTTTGCT ATCTGCAACCAGGCTTTACAGATGCATGGAGGCTATGGCTACCTGAAGGACTATGCTGTTCAGCAGTATGTGCGGGACTCCAGGGTCCATCAAATCCTAGAAG GTAGCAATGAAGTGATGAGGATGCTGATCTCTCGAAGCCTGTTTCAGGAGTAG
- the THYN1 gene encoding thymocyte nuclear protein 1, with the protein MPKPRKRLAGAAGPAGPDNKGPAGKRTKTKNPVGASATMGNSSPEKTSASKNCGKNLSSYWLMKSEPESRLEKGVDVKFSIEDLQAQPKQTACWDGVRNYQARNFLRAMQLEQEAFFYHSNCKEPGIAGLVKIVKEAYPDHTQFEKNSPHYDPSSKEDNPKWSMVDVQFVRMMKRYITLAELKTHYQAHKTTGGPLKNMALFTRQRLSIQPLTPEEFDFILSLEEKEPS; encoded by the exons ATGCCGAAACCCCGGAAGAGGCTCGCCGGGGCTGCTGGGCCTGCTGGGCCAG ACAATAAGGGGCCAGCAGGAAAACGTACCAAGACTAAGAACCCAGTAGGGGCATCAGCTACAATGGGTAACTCCAGCCCTGAGAAGACTTCAGCCTCTAAAAACTGTGGGAAGAATCTAAGCAGTTACTGGCTGATGAAGTCCGAGCCAGAAAGCCGACTAGAAAAAGGTGTAGATGTGAAG TTCAGCATTGAGGATCTTCAAGCACAGCCCAAGCAGACAGCATGCTGGGATGGTGTTCGCAACTACCAG GCCCGGAACTTCCTTCGAGCCATGCAGTTGGAGCAAGAAGCGTTCTTCTACCATAGCAACTGCAAAGAGCCAGGCATCGCAGGACTTGTGAAG ATTGTGAAGGAGGCTTATCCAGACCACACACAGTTTGAGAAAAACAGTCCCCATTATGACCCATCCAGCAAAGAAGACAACCCCAAATGGTCCATG GTGGATGTACAGTTTGTTCGGATGATGAAGCGTTACATTACCCTGGCTGAGCTCAAAACCCATTACCAAGCTCACAAAACCACTGGAGGCCCCTTAAAAAATATGGCTCTCTTCACTCGCCAGAGACTCTCAATTCAGCCCCTGACTCCAG AggagtttgattttattttgagcCTGGAAGAAAAGGAGCCAAGTTAA